CCGACAGTTCCCGGCGACCGTCGTCGTAGTGCAGGTGCACCTTGATCGTCGCGGCGTCGATCGTGATCTCGTTCCACGACGGCGGGGTGAGCCCTCTGACCCGACGCGTCGAGGTCGTGCCGGAGTTGCAGATCAGCATCCCGTTCAGGCCCCAGAAGAAGGGAACGTGCTTGTGGCCACACATCACCAGATCGAGTTGGAGCCGGGTCAACACGTCCAGCACGTCGCCCGCGTCGCTGATCGTGTTGCGTTCCCGCCCCGTTCCGGGGATGGAGACCAGGTGGTGGTGCAAGACCAGGATCTTGATGTCGTCGGGCTCGACGTACTGCTCACCGATCCAGTCGTACCACTCGCGTCCGATCCGTCCGTCGTTGAGATCCGGTTCGGAGGAGTCTAGACCGACGATCGTGACCCCCGTCGCGTTGATGCGCTCGGCGCGGTCGGGGTCGAAGGTCATCCGCCGCCGGAAGTGACGGTCGCCGAAGAACCGCTCGAAGTGCAGGTACCCGAGGTTGCGGGCGTCGTGGTTGCCGGGCACCACCACGGTGGGAGCCTCGAAGCGCTCGAACCACTCGGCTGCGTCCTCGTACTCCCACTGGTACCCCCCGGAGGTGATGTCGCCGGCGATGATGACCACGTCGGGGAGGAGGCTGTTGACATCCCGCACGCACCGCTCCATCAGCGACGCATCGAAGGTGGGGGTGCCGCAGTGCACGTCGCTGATCTGGACGACGCGGAACGGGACCTGCATGATGGACACGGCAACTCCTTCCCATGGTCGGTCCGCAGTCCAGGGTAGGCACCCCGCTCGGTTCCGGCCGTGACCCACGTCCTGGCGGGTGCGTTTAGCCTGCAACCGTTGAGGGAGGTGGAATGTGAGCGGTCCGATGACGCACAGCCTGGTCCGGACGTTGAGGGAGGTCGCCGACTTCTCGGCGTTCCCCGACGATGCGCTGGTGGAGGCGGTGGGGGCGTCGGCGAACCTGTTGTGGCCGTCCGGTCGCGTCGTGTTTGACGAGGGCGGGCCAGCCCAAGCGGTCTACGTCGTCCTCCGTGGTCGGGTCCGGATCCGGACCGACGACGCCGAGACGCTGGCCGAACTGGGTCCCGGCGCCTACTTCGGCGAGCAGGCGGTGCTGCTGCGCACCACCCACTCAGCCAGGGCGGAGGCGGTGGAGGACTCGGAGTTGATGGTGATCCCCAAGTCGTCGTTCGAGTCGCTCCTGGACGCCGCCCCGGAAGTCGCAGCCGGGTTCCGCCGTCGGCTGGAGCAGCGCCTGGCGGAACGTCGCGACCGGCCCGGTGAGTCGCCCAGCGCCGACGTTGGTTCCGAGGGCGACACCGATGCCGGGTCTGAGGGCGACACCGATGCCGGGTCTGAGGGCGGCACCGATGCCGGGTCTGAGGGCGGCACCGATGCCGGGTCTGAGGACTGACGGGCGCCGGGCCGCTGGTGAGGGCTGCACGGTGCGCTTCGTAACCGTCCCGGGGGGACGTGCCGGCGACGCCACCGGCACGGTGGTCGTGGTGGATGTGCTCCGGGCGTTCACCACGGCGGCGGTGGCGTTCGCCGGCGGGGCGCGGGAGATCCTGCTCGTCGAGACGGTCGAAGACGCCATGGCCCTGCGGTCCCAGCGCCACGGCGCGTTGCTGATGGGAGAGGTCGGTGGCTTGCCGGTCGATGAGTTCGACCTGTCCAACTCGCCGGTCGAGGCAGACCGCGCCGACCTCGCCGACCGGGTC
This sequence is a window from Actinomycetota bacterium. Protein-coding genes within it:
- a CDS encoding metallophosphoesterase, with the protein product MSIMQVPFRVVQISDVHCGTPTFDASLMERCVRDVNSLLPDVVIIAGDITSGGYQWEYEDAAEWFERFEAPTVVVPGNHDARNLGYLHFERFFGDRHFRRRMTFDPDRAERINATGVTIVGLDSSEPDLNDGRIGREWYDWIGEQYVEPDDIKILVLHHHLVSIPGTGRERNTISDAGDVLDVLTRLQLDLVMCGHKHVPFFWGLNGMLICNSGTTSTRRVRGLTPPSWNEITIDAATIKVHLHYDDGRRELSVIRSRANRSAIRESFYVTDDFRADNRVDAVPAG
- a CDS encoding cyclic nucleotide-binding domain-containing protein — translated: MSGPMTHSLVRTLREVADFSAFPDDALVEAVGASANLLWPSGRVVFDEGGPAQAVYVVLRGRVRIRTDDAETLAELGPGAYFGEQAVLLRTTHSARAEAVEDSELMVIPKSSFESLLDAAPEVAAGFRRRLEQRLAERRDRPGESPSADVGSEGDTDAGSEGDTDAGSEGGTDAGSEGGTDAGSED